A window from Erythrolamprus reginae isolate rEryReg1 chromosome 9, rEryReg1.hap1, whole genome shotgun sequence encodes these proteins:
- the JPT2 gene encoding jupiter microtubule associated homolog 2 isoform X2 has translation MFQGAESDPARPSSRVLQPPGGSSSNLFGSTEVSPSSSKSQKMASNIFAAAEEPVNFPKRTNPPGGKDSGIFEDHKPNASRQFINPPGGKTNNIFGTPSPVSAVKAHPNKPKDHTFLLNEKGDSPREIKVPVPVDQRPQREELSEKKDLPKETIKEPGPKIDDHEPRLGPRPRSHNKVLNPPGGKSSIAFY, from the exons ATGTTCCAAGGGGCCGAGTCCGACCCGGCCAGACCCAGCTCCAG GGTGCTGCAGCCGCCAGGTGGATCCTCCAGCAATCTCTTTGGAAGCACAGAAGTATCCCCTTCGTCTTCCAAGTCACAGAAAATGGCCTCTAACATATTTGCAGCAGCTGAAGAACCTGTGAATTTCCCAAAGAGAACAAATCCCCCAG GTGGGAAAGACAGTGGCATTTTTGAGGATCATAAACCTAATGCATCCCGGCAATTTATTAACCcacctggaggaaaaacaaacaatatttttgggaCCCCATCGCCTGTCAGCGCAGTCAAAGCTCATCCGAATAAGCCCAAG gATCATACCTTTCTCTTGAATGAAAAAGGAGATTCACCACGAGAAATAAAAG TTCCAGTTCCAGTTGACCAAAGACCACAGAGAGAAGAGTTGAGTGAGAAGAAGGACCTGCCGAAGGAGACCATCAAAGAACCCGGCCCCAAGATAGATGATCACGAGCCCAGGCTGGGACCACGGCCGCGTTCTCACAACAAAGTCCTCAACCCGCCGGGAGGCAAATCTAGCATTGCGTTCTATTAG
- the JPT2 gene encoding jupiter microtubule associated homolog 2 isoform X1 yields MFQGAESDPARPSSRVLQPPGGSSSNLFGSTEVSPSSSKSQKMASNIFAAAEEPVNFPKRTNPPGGKDSGIFEDHKPNASRQFINPPGGKTNNIFGTPSPVSAVKAHPNKPKDHTFLLNEKGDSPREIKVPVPVPVDQRPQREELSEKKDLPKETIKEPGPKIDDHEPRLGPRPRSHNKVLNPPGGKSSIAFY; encoded by the exons ATGTTCCAAGGGGCCGAGTCCGACCCGGCCAGACCCAGCTCCAG GGTGCTGCAGCCGCCAGGTGGATCCTCCAGCAATCTCTTTGGAAGCACAGAAGTATCCCCTTCGTCTTCCAAGTCACAGAAAATGGCCTCTAACATATTTGCAGCAGCTGAAGAACCTGTGAATTTCCCAAAGAGAACAAATCCCCCAG GTGGGAAAGACAGTGGCATTTTTGAGGATCATAAACCTAATGCATCCCGGCAATTTATTAACCcacctggaggaaaaacaaacaatatttttgggaCCCCATCGCCTGTCAGCGCAGTCAAAGCTCATCCGAATAAGCCCAAG gATCATACCTTTCTCTTGAATGAAAAAGGAGATTCACCACGAGAAATAAAAG TTCCAGTTCCAGTTCCAGTTGACCAAAGACCACAGAGAGAAGAGTTGAGTGAGAAGAAGGACCTGCCGAAGGAGACCATCAAAGAACCCGGCCCCAAGATAGATGATCACGAGCCCAGGCTGGGACCACGGCCGCGTTCTCACAACAAAGTCCTCAACCCGCCGGGAGGCAAATCTAGCATTGCGTTCTATTAG